The segment CTTGCGCAACCCCACCGGCATCCGGCGCACCGCTGACGGGAGCGTCGAGCTGGCTGCGCATTGCTGGGTATCGGGCGAGGCCAGCCTGTGTGGCAGCGACCAGCGCCTGATGCCCGAGCCGCGGCTGCGCTATCGCTTGCGCGACTTCCAGATGGGCAGCCTGGCCGAGCTGTTCCCGGACGACTTCGCCTGGCAGGGCGAACTGAATGCCGACCTGAGCCTGGACCTGCCAGCCAGCGGGCCCAACGGCACGTTGCGCATCGACGCGGGCAGCGGCGTGCTGCGCATGCGCGAAGCCGACACCTGGCACGATTTCCCCTATCAGGCGCTGGCATTGAACAGTCGCCTGTTGCCCCAGCGCATCGACAGCGAACTGCGCTTCGATGGCGGTGAACTGGGCGAGCTGACCATCGAGGCCCGCATCGATCCGCGCGGCGAAACCAAGCCGCTCGACGGCCAGTTCCGCCTCGACGGCCTCAGCCTCGCGGCGGCGCGACCGTTTCTGCCAATGGTCGAGCGCATCGAGGGGCGTCTGCAGGGCAGCGGGCGGCTGCATGGCAGCCTCCGTGAGCCCGAAATCAGCGGCCGCCTGAGCCTGCGGGGCGGTGAGCTATCCGGTAGCGCGCTGCCGACCAGCTTCGAGGATCTGCAGCTGGATCTGGCCATCGACGGCCAGCGCATGCGTTTCGATGGCAGCTGGCGCAGCGGCGAGAGCGGGCAGGGGCAGCTGGACGGCACGTTCGGCTGGCAAGGGCAGCCTGATCTCGCGCTGAACGTACGCGGCCAGCGCTTACCGATCGTCGTCGAACCCTACGCCGAGCTCGAGGCAGCGCCGGACCTGAAAATCACGCTGGAGAATTCGGAGCTGATGATCCGCGGTCAGGTGAAGGTGCCGCGCGGTGAAATCACGGTGCGCGATCTGCCGCCCTCGACCGTGACCGTGTCCAACGATGCAGTGATCGTCGGCGAAGAAGCCGAGCAGCCTGCGACGCCGGTGCAGGTGCGAATGGACGTCGACGTCGAAGTCGGCCAGGAGCGTCTGCGCTTTTCCGGATTCGGCCTCACCGCCGACCTCGCGGGCTATCTGCACATCGGCGATGACCTCGATACGCGGGGTGAACTGCAGCTCAACAATGGCCGCTACCGCGCCTATGGGCAGCGCCTGACCATTCGCCGTGCGCGCCTGCTGTTCACCGGGCCGCTATCGCAGCCGTACCTGGACATCGAAGCGATCCGCCGCGTCGAAGCGCACGACGTGGTCGCCGGGCTGCGTATCACCGGCAGTGCCCAGCAACCGCGCGTCGACGTCTTCGCCGAGCCGGCGATGAGTCAGGAGCAGGCGCTTTCCTACCTGATCCTCGGTCGGCCGCTGGGTAGCGACAGCGGCGACAACAACCTGCTCGCGCGCGCGGCGATCGGCCTCGGCCTGGCCGGCAGCTCGTCGCTCACCAGCGGCCTGGCCAGCCGCCTGGGCATCGAGGACTTCCAGCTGGACACCGAGGGCAGTGGCACTCAGACCAGCGTCGTCGCCAGCGGCCAGCTGACCGACCGGCTGACCCTGCGCTACGGCGTCGGCGTGTTCGAGCCGTCGAATACCATCGGCCTGCGCTATCGATTGACCAAGCGTCTGTTCCTCGAGGCCGCGAGCGGGCTGGCCAGCTCGCTGGACCTGTTCTACCGCCGCGATTTCTGAGCCCGCTGCAACGTCGTGAGGATTGGCTACGCTGAACGAGCCCGTCAGGGCGCTGGTGCGTAGCGACCGTCGAAGGCCAGGCAGTAGTTCGGCATAAGTGGCGTAAATCGCCGACGCCAGCCGGGAAAAGCGGTGGTAGCATCCGGCGACACGCCTGTGTGGAGATCCCGCCCGGGCGTCTAGCACGTGTCTTGCAAGGTGCAGCCGTCGTTGCGGTCATCCCGCAGCGCAGACACGAACCGTCATCACCCGGGCCGCGGAAAGGGGCTGCGTTACCCCGCAGTGAACCGTTCCAAGGTCTCGTATGGAGATACGGCCCATAACACGCGAGCGAACCTCGCCCAAGAAGAACAGGTGCCACGAATGGAATTGCTGCAAAACCTCGTCAATAGCGTCAACGGCCTCGTCTGGGGCCCGCCAATGCTGGTGCTGATTCTCGGTACCGGTCTTTTCCTGATGTTCATGCTCAAGTTCATGCCGCTCGCCCGCATCGGGACCGGTTTTGCGCTGATGTGGCGCGGCCGTGCCAAAGGTGATGACGAAACCGGTGAGATCAGCCCGTTCCAAGCCCTGATGACCTCGCTGGCGGCAACCGTGGGGACCGGCAACATCGCCGGTGTGGCCACCGCCATCTTCCTCGGCGGCCCAGGGGCGCTGTTCTGGATGTGGTGCACCGCGCTGGTCGGCATGGCCACCAAATACTGCGAGGTCGTGCTGGCCGTGCATTACCGCGAGAAAGACGATCGCGGCGAGCATGTCGGCGGCCCCATGTATGCCATCAAGAATGGCCTGGGTTCGCGCTGGGCCTGGCTCGGCGGGGCGTTCGCGATCTTCGGCGGGCTCGCCGGCTTCGGCATCGGCAACATGGTGCAGGTCAACAGCATGGCCCATGCCCTGGAAACCACCTTCTCGATCCCGCTGTGGCTCACCGGCGTGCTGACCATGGTCATCGTCGGCCTGGTGATCCTCGGCGGTATCCGCCGCATCGGGGTGGTCGCCGCGTCCCTCGTGCCGTTCATGTGCCTGGCCTACATCATCGCGGCGATCGTCGTGCTGGTGGTCAACGCCGAGGCCATTCCCGCTGCCTTCGACCTGATCTTCACCCATGCCTTCACGCCGATCGCCGCGACCGGTGGCTTCGCCGGCGCAGCCGTGATGGCAGCGATCCGCTTCGGTGTCGCCCGCGGCATCTTCTCCAACGAGGCGGGGCTGGGGACCGCCGGTATCGCCCAGGCCGCCGGCACCACCACCAGCTCGGTTCGCTCGGGGATGATCGGCATGCTCGGGACCTTCATCGACACCATCATCGTCTGCTCGATGACCGGTCTGGCGATCATCTGCACCGGCGTGTGGACCAGCGGTGAAAGTGGCTCGGCGCTGTCCGCCGCAGCCTTCGAGGCAGCCATGCCGGGCATCGGCGGGATCATCCTGACCATCGCCCTGGTGGTTTTCGCCTTTACCACCATCCTTGGCTGGAGTTATTTCGGCGAGAAGTGCTGGGAGTTCCTGGTCGGCACCAAGGCCATCCTGCCGTTCCGCGTGATCTGGGTACTTGCCGTACCGTTCGGCGCCATCGCCCAGCTGGATTTCGCCTGGCTGCTGGCGGATACCTTGAACGGCCTGATGGCGATCCCCAACCTGATCTCGCTGCTGCTGCTCAGCCCGGTGGTGGTCAAACTGACCCGTGAATACTTTGCCGACAGCGCCAATCGCTGAAGTCAAACAAGGCCGTGGGCGATACGCCCGCGGCCGCTCGCAAGCCCTGCATGCACATAAGGAGTTCCCATGAGTGAAGTTACCCTGCGCGGCAACCCGATCCAGGTGGTCGGCGACTTCCCGCAGCCCGGCCAGCAGGCCAAGCCTTTCCGCCTGGTCAATGGCGACCTGGCAGACATCGAGCTGTCGGCCTATGCCGGCAAGCGCAAGGTGCTGAACATCTTCCCGAGCGTCGATACGCCGACCTGCGCCACTTCGGTGCGCAAGTTCAACAGCCAGGCCAGTTCATTGCAGAACACCGTGGTGCTGTGTATCTCCGCCGACCTGCCGTTCGCCCAGAAGCGTTTCTGCGGGGCCGAAGGGCTGGATAACGTGGTCAACCTGTCGACCATGCGCGGCAGCGAATTCCTGGTCGACTACGGCGTGGCGATCGCCAACGGCCCGCTGGCAGGAATCGCTGCCCGTGCCGTGGTAGTGCTCGATGAGCAGGACAAGGTGCTGCATAGCGAGCTGGTCAGCGAGATCGGTTCCGAGCCGAACTACGACGCGGCGATCGCTTCGCTGAGCTGATCGAGCGGCGATGCAAACCAGCGAACGGCGCCTCTTGGCGCCGTTTCGTTTTTGACGACGAGAAATGGACACACCGTTCGTCGAACCTCGCGCCCTTCAATTAGCGCGAGTGCACAAAGGCCACTAGTTTCAACGCTGCTGGCCCCGCACTTCGGGCTGGCCTCACGACCGCGATGTCACTTGGCAATTAATTTGCCAGCTGCCGAATTTTTTTCGCACTGCCGCGGTCATAAAGCCGATGCCCAAGAATGGATTCACTTTATGTCTAACCCCAGCGTTAAAAGAATCGGTGTGTCCGGGACCGGCATGATCGCTCATGGCTTCGTGCGGCTGATCAAGCAGCACTATCAGGACATGGAGATCAGTCGCGTGCTCACGCGTCGGCCTCTCGGCTCCCTTACCGATTTCCCTCTTCCTCACGCCCTCACCAATTCCATCGACGACCTGATCGACCACAGCGACCTGATCGTCGAATGCAGCGGCGACGTGTTCCATGGCACAGCGGTCATCGAGCGAGCCTTCGAGGCCGGCTTGCCGGTGGTGACGGTCAATGCCGAACTGCAGGTGACCACCGGTTCCTACCTGGCCGGGCGTGGCCTGCTCACCGAGGCGGAAGGCGACCAGCCGGGCTCGCTTGCGGCACTGCATGAAGACGCCCTGCAGATGGGCTTCGAGCCGGTGGTGTACGGCAACATGAAGGGCTACCTGAACCACGACCCGTCGCCGGAAGACATGGCCTACTGGGCGGCCCGGCAAGGCATCAGCGTCGATCAGACCACTTCGTTCACCGACGGCACCAAGGTGCAGATCGAGCAGGTGATCGTCGGCAACGGTCTCGGCGCGACCATCACCCGCCAGGGGCTGGAGGGCTTGGCGTCGACCAATCTGGACGACAGCGCCAGCCTGCTCGGAATGATGGCTGAGCGCCTTGGCCAGCCGATCGTCGACTACGTCGTACCGTCCGGCTATCCCGCCGGCGGCGTGTTCCTTGTCTGTCGCCACGACACCGAGCAGGCGCCCGCGATCGAGTACTTCAAGCTCGGCCGCGGCCCGTTCTATACGTTGGTCCGGCCGTTCCACCTCTGCTCGCTGGAGGTTGGCAAGACCGTACGTCGCGTGCTCAATGGCGGTGGCGTGCTGCTGAACAACTCGACCACGCCGACACTCGGTGTCGCCGCGATCGCCAAGCGCGCAATGCGGCCGGGTGAGCTGATCGAGCGCGGTATCGGCGGCTTCCAGTTCCGCGGCGAGGCCGTCCGGCTTGCCGATCAGCCGGACTACGTACCGATCGGCCTGCTGCGCAAGACCGCGCTCAAGCGCGCCGTCGAACCGGGCCAGTTGATCACCTTCGACGACGTCGACATCCTGCCAAGCCGTGCGCTGGATATCGTGCTGCAGCAGCGCCAGGCGCTGTTCGGCTCCGGCGCCAGTAGCAGTGGCGAGGCCTGGGATGCACAGGCGGCCAGCCCGCTGGGCCTGGTTGCGCTCGGCGGCTGACGGACAGGTAGCTGGGCATCGTGCGCCACGCATGGCGTGACAAGGCAAAAGCCCCGGTTCGACCGGGGCTTTTGCTATTCAGCGCCAACGGCGTCTGCGTCGAATCGGGATTTACTGCAGGGTGAGGTCATCGCCGCGCTCCTGCTGCCAATCGTCGAGGTCCGGCGCGGCTTCTTCGCCGTCCATGCGGTGAATGATCGTGAAATAGTCCTGCTTGAAGCGGTCCTGCATGATTTCGCTACGCGGCCTCACGCGCACGGCGTAGATGCTCTGCACGTTCTGGTGGTCGAAGTCGCGCCAATACTGCTCACCCTTGAGCAACTCGTAATGGTGGTTCTCCAGCGCCGCGATCACAGCCTCGCCGTCGAGCGATCCGGCGCGCTGCACCGCGGCCGCCCATTGCCGGACGATCGAGTACGCCGAAGCCGCCGTGCTGCCAGGGTAGGCCTGGTGCGCTTCGATGTAGCGCTCGACGAAGGCCTGGCCTTCGGTGCTTTTTTCCAGCGCCGGGACCTGCCAGGTCCAGGCTTCTGTGCCGATCACGTGCTCCATGACCAGGGGGCCGGCCTGCTCGACGATGCTCTGGGTCAGGTTGGGCACGATGATCTGCATGCGCCGGCCGAGCTGCAGGTCGTGCGCCAGGCGCATGGTCTGCACCAGGTCCTGGCCCAGAAGCACGATGACCAGCGTATCGGCGTCGCTGGCGGCGGCCTTTTGCAGCGCGCCGAGATAGTCGTCGCGGCGAGCACCGTGGGCGGCGATCCGGGTGTAGCCGTGACGGGCGCGGTCGCGGCTGCGGGTCGCCTCGCGCAGGGCCTGCTCCATGCTGTTGCCCCAGGCGTCGTCCAGGCTGATGTAGTAATAGCGGCGGTTGGGCATGTGCCAGCTCAGGTACTGGCCCAGTACCTTGGCGCTCATCCAGGCGCTGTTCGACTCGCGAAACAGGTAGCGGTGGCCATCCCGGCCAGTGATCTCGTTGGCATAGGCGAGCGTGGGGAAGAAGGGCAGGCCGAGTTCGCGCGCGCGCTTGCCGGCGGCGATCGCTTCCTCGCTGTTGGCCCCGCCGAACACCATCCTCACACCTTCGCTGGCGAAGCGTTCGACATTGGCCCGTGCCTTTTCCGCACGCGCGGCGGAATTGAGGCTCATCAGCTCCAGCGGCCGGCCCAACAGGCCGCCTTGGCTATTGATCTGGTCTACGGCGAGCAAGGCACCGCGGCGCAGTTCGAGGCCTTCGGCCTTGTAGTTGCCGGTCTTGGGGTAGTTCAGGCCGAGGCGGATCGGTTCGGCGGCCAGCAGCCAGGCCGAGTGGGTGAACAACAGCAGCACGATCAGAACGTGACGGAGCATGGCTCGTTTCCTTATGAGCGGGGCCGTCCGTTGTAAGAGCCAGGCCTGGCCAGCGAAATACTCTTATCAGGCCAAAAACCTGCGACTTCCGTGCTGGCCCGGTGTCATCGCCCGCCCTGCAGGCCCCGATTTTCGGGCCTGGCAGGCGGGTATTGCTACCAAGGGACTAGTTAAATCGGTACTGCGGGCAATTGTTGGCAAGACGGGTCGAACCAAGAATTTCGACCAGACCGGGAGAATTTCCCGGCGACAACAATGAACCCGCAGAGGTAGCCGCAATGAAGCACACCGGTCTTCGCAAGCCCCTTGCCCTGACTGCACTGTCTGCCGCAATGGCACTGTCCAGCCTGTCGGCCTGGGCAGTTACCGATCAGGACATCCTCAACGACACCAAGACCCCGGGCGACATCGTCACCAACGGCCTGGGCCTGCAGGGCCAGCGTTACAGCAGCCTCGATGCACTGAACACCCAGAACGTCAGCCAGCTCCGCCCAGTCTGGGCCTTCTCCCTGGGCGGCGAGAAGCAGCGCGGCCAGGAATCCCAGCCGATGATCAAGGACGGGGTGATGTACGTCACCGGTTCCTATTCGCGGGTCTACGCCATCGATGCGCGCACCGGCAAGGAACTGTGGCAGTACGACGCGCGCCTGCCCGACGGCATCATGCCGTGCTGTGACGTGATCAACCGCGGTGTCGCGCTGTACGACGATCTGGTGATCTTCGGCACCCTCGACGCCAAGCTGGTCGCACTGAACAAGGACACCGGCAAGGTCGTCTGGAAGAAGACCGTCGCCGACTACAAGGCTGGCTACTCGATCACCGCCGCTCCGCTGATCGTCAAGGGCAAGCTGATCACCGGCGTCTCCGGTGGCGAGTTCGGTGTAGTGGGCAAGATCGAAGCCTACAACCCGAAGAATGGCGAGCTGCTGTGGACCCGTCCGACCGTGGAAGGCCACATGGGCTACGTCTACAAGGACGGCAAGAAGGTCGAAGCCGGCATCTCCGGCGGCGAAGCCGGCAAGTCCTGGCCGGGTGACCTGTGGAAGACCGGTGGTGCAGCCACCTGGCTGGGCGGCTACTACGATCCGGACACCGATTCGCTGCTGTTCGGTACCGGTAACCCGTCGCCGTGGAACTCGCACCTGCGCCCGGGCGACAACCTGTTCTCGTCCTCGCGTCTGGCGCTCAACCCCGAAGATGGCTCGATCAAGTGGCACTTCCAGACCACGCCGCACGACGGCTGGGACTTCGACGGCGTCAACGAGCTGATCTCCTTCGACTACAAGGACGGCGGCAAGACCATCAAGGCAGCCGGTACGGCTGACCGTAACGGCTTCTTCTACGTGCTCGACCGCACCAACGGCAAGTTCATCCGTGGCTTCCCGTTCGTCGACAAGATCACCTGGGCCAAGGGCCTGGACAAGAACGGCCGCCCGCTCTACGTCGAAGAAAACCGTCCGGGCAACCCGGGCGAGGCTGACAAGGGCAAGTCGGTATTCGTCGCACCGTCGTTCCTCGGCGGCAAGAACTGGATGCCGATGGCGTACAGCCAGGACACCGGGCTGTTCTACGTGCCGTCCAACGAGTGGGGCATGGACATCTGGAACGAAGGCGTCGCCTACAAGAAGGGCGCGGCCTACCTGGGTGCCGGCTTCACCATCCACCCGCTGAACGAGGAATACATCGGCGTACTGCGCGCGATCGATCCGAAGACCGGCAAGGAAGTGTGGCGCTACAAGAACTACGCGCCGCTGTGGGGCGGTGTGCTGGCGACCAAGGGCAACCTGGTCTTCACCGGCAACCCGGAAGGCTACCTGATGGCGTTCGATGCCAAGACCGGCAAGAAGGTCTACGAGTTCAACACCGGCTCGGGCATCGTCGGTTCCCCGGTCACCTGGGAAATGGACGGCGAGCAGTACGTCTCGGTGCTGTCCGGCTGGGGTGGTGCGGTCCCGCTGTGGGGTGGCGAAGTGGCCAAGCGCATCAAGGACCTGAACCAGGGTGGCATGGTCTGGACCTTCAAGCTGCCGAAGGACGCGACCGTCGCCAAGCGTTGATCGCTTAGCAAGTGAAGAAAGCCGGCCTCGAGCCGGCTTTTTTCATTCAGCGCTGGCCGGCACCCGAAGTACCGGCTGCGCTGCCGTCGTCCGTCTGGGCACCCTGGTTGCGGCCGCGCAGGCGTTTGGCACCGGCTTCCAGAGCCACATAGACGGCGGTGGCCAGCAGCAGCGGAATCAGAAAGTAGATGACCCGGTAGCCGATCAGGCCGGCGACGATGGCGCCGCGACTCATCTCGTCGGCCAGCATCGCGACGAACACGGCTTCGATCACCCCCAGCCCGGCCGGAATGTGCGTAATGACCCCGGCGATGCTGCTGATCATCAGGATGCCGAGGACTTCGGGGTAGGCCACCTTCTGCGAGAGCATGAAGTACACCACCAGCGCCATCAGCCCCCAGTTCACCGCGCCCAGCACCATCTGCACCAAGGCCATGCGCAACGACGGCAGGCGGATGTCGTGGCCGCGAATGCTCCATTCGCGGCGCTTGGAGTAGCCGCACAGGCCGAGGTACACGAGGCAGGCGAGCAACAGCGCGGCACCAAGCACGCGCAATGCGCCCATGCCGATCTCCCAGCCCGAGGGCGGCGTGATGCCACCGAGCACGAAGATCAACCCCGCCAGCCACATATAGCCCAGCCAGTTGGTCAGCAGACTCAGGGTGAAGACCCGGGTGATCTGCGATGGGCGCAGGCCGAGCCGCGAGTAGAGGCGATAACGCAACGCGATGCCGCCGACCCAGGCACTGAGGTTCAGGTTGAAGGCGTAGCAGACAAAGGTGATCGGCAACACCTGGCGCACCGGAATGTCGTGGCCGGTATAGCGCTTGCCGAGCACGTCGAAGAAGCAGTAGACGACGTAGCTGCCGGCAGCCGCGACGCCGGCGAGCAGCAGCGTCTGCGCGTTGTAATTGCGCAAGGTGTGCCATACCTCGCCCCAGTCGAGCTTGCGGGCCAGGCTGACCAGCAACACGGTGACCAGCACGAAGAAGGCGTAGGTGAGGACCTTCTTCACCAGAGGCCAGCGGCGGCGCCATGTGCTCTGCGAATGTTCTTCGTTGGGCGTTGCGGTCATCGCTGGTCTCGCTGAAGCGGAGGGGAGGTGGCGGGCTCGGCGCTTGACGTCTGCGCCTGGAGCGTCTGCAGCTTGGGCTTGTGTGCCGGCAGCAGGCCGACCAGTTCGGGGAAATGCCGCAGGAAGTGGAAAATCACGAACGCCAGCGGCGCGCGCCACCAGTAGCCGCGCACGATGCGCTCGAGCGGAATGCGGCGGCAGTCGACCTGCAACAGGTGATCGAGGCGTTCGTGCAGGTGGCGATTGAAGGCATGGTCACGAATGATCAGGTTCGCCTCGAGATTCAGCGACAGGCTCAGCGGGTCGAGGTTGCTCGAGCCGACCGTGGACCATTCGTAGTCAGCCAGGGCGACCTTGCCGTGCAAAGGGCGCCGACAGTATTCATGGACCTCGACGCCGTCGCGCATCAGGTAGTTGTAGAGCATGCGCGCGCCGAACTTGGCGATCGGCATGTCCGGTTCGCCCTGCAGGATCAGCCGCACACGCACGCCGCGCCGCGCTGCGTTGCGGATCTCGCGCAGCACGCGATAGCCCGGAAAGAAATAGGCGTTGGCGATCAACAGCCTTGAGCGGGCATCACGAATCGCCTGCAGATAATGCTCCTCGATGTCGTCCTTGTGCTCGTCGTTGTCGCGCGTGACCAGCAGCGCACGGGCCTCGCCACGGCTGGCGCCGACATAGCTGTTGGCCTGTTCGCGCGCACGGCGCTGCCACCAGCGGCGCGGCTGGACCGGCGCGATGGTGCGCAGCGAGAAACGATGGATGTCGTGAACCACCGGGCCCTCGACGCGCATGGCGTAGTCCTGTTTGGCTTTCGGGCCGAAGTCGCCGAGATGGTCGGCGGAGAAGTTGATGCCGCCGATGAAGGCGACTTCCGCGTCGACCACGACGATCTTGCGATGCAGGCGCCGGAACACGTTCAGGCGCTTGCCGAGCAGGCGCTTGCCGGGGTCGAACATGTGGATCCGCACGCCGACGCGGGTCATCTGTTCGATGAAACCGGGCGACAGGTCGGCCGAGCCAAAGCCGTCCACCGTCACATCGACGCTCGCGCCGCGTTCGGCCGCGGCAATCAGTGCCTGCTGCAGCTCGAGGCCGACCTTGTCCTCGAACAGGATGAAGGTTTCCAGCAGCACTTCCTTTTTTGCATTGGCAATGCTTTCGAAAACGGCAGGAAAGAATTCTTCGCCGTTTTCCAGCAACTGAAGACGATTCCCATCTCTCCAGTGGAATTTCATAGGTGTATCTCCACCGCCAGGGGCAGATGATCGGACAAGTGCGTCCAGGGTTTGTTACCGAGGATGCGCGGCTGGTGGCTGGTGGCATTGCGCACATAGATGCGATCGAGCCGCAGCATCGGCCAGCGTGCGGGAAAGGTCTTGGCCAGCTGGCCGTGGTTCAGCGCGAAGACTTCATGCAGCCCCGCGCAACGGTCGAGCGCCTTCGTGGCGCGCAGGCGCCAGTCGTTGAAGTCGCCCGCGACCACCACCGGGGCGCCTTCGGGCAGCGAGTCGAGCAGGTCGCAGAGCAGCTCGAGCTGACGCTGGCGGTGCGACTCGCGCAGCCCCAGGTGCACGCAGATGGCATGCAGTTCGTGGCCCGGCACCTGCAGCACGCTGTGTAGCAGGCCGCGGCGCTCGGGGCCGGCGATGGACACATCGAGGTTCTCGTAGCGGATGATCGGAAACTTCGAGAGCAGCGCGTTGCCGTGGTCGCCATCGGGGTAGACGGCGTTGCGCCCGTAGGCGAAGTCGGTCCAGATGCTGTCGGCGAGGAATTCGTACTGCGGGGTCTGCGGCCAGTTGTGAAAGCGCAGGGCATGTTTTTCATGGGTGCCGAGCACTTCCTGGAGAAACACCACGTCGGCCGAGACGGCGCGCACCGCCTCGCGCAGCTCCGGCAGGATGAAGCGGCGGTTGAACGAGGTGAAGCCCTTGTGCGTGTTCACGGTGAGCACGCGCAACGCGTTCACCTCGCTGGCCATGTGGGCGTCCAGGTGTTTGCTGTCGATGGGGTGATCTTTCGGCAAGGTCACTCAAAGGCTCCTTCTTCCAGCTGGCCGGGGGTGGTCTCGAGGCCCTTGTCCAGGCCGAGCAGTTGCAAGAGTCGGCGCGCGTCATAGGGCGCACGGACTTTCACGTCGTTGTCGAAGTAACAGTAGAGGTCGCGCACCTTGCGCCGCGGCGGGGCGGCGTCGCTGATCAGCTGGGCATCCTCCGGCTGCGTGCCATTGGTCCAGGCACGAATGCGCTCGCCCCAGCGCTCCAGCGCAGCGTCGGAGTAACCGCTGGTATAGAGCTGTTCGGCGCCATGCAGGCGCAGATAGAGGAAGTCGCTGGTGAGGTCCTCGCGGTACGGCCACTTGCCCGCGGTATCGGCCACCACCAGCGCCACGTCGTAGCGGCGCAGCAGGGCGACGAAGGCCGGATCGACGAAACTGTCGTGGCGGATCTCGACCGCGTGGCGCAGGCGCCGCTTGCGGTCGATCGACAGCAGGCTGCGCCCCTCCATGCGCGGTTCGCAGCGCTTGGCCAGTTCCAGCGCCGCCTCGGTGTCGTGCGGCAGCCTGGCGAGAAACGCCTCGAAGCGCTCCGGATCGAAGCGAAACGACGGCGGAAACTGCCAGAGCAGCGGGCCGAGCTTGTCCTTGAGCGCGAAAAGGCCCGAGGCGAAAAAGTTCGCCAGCGGCCCTTCGATATCGCGCAGGCGTTTGACATGGGTGATGAAGCGCGGCGCCTTGACGCTGAAGACGAAGTCGTCGGGCGTCTGCTCATACCACTCGGCGTAGCGTTCCGGGCGCTGCAGGGCATAGAACGAGCCGTTGATCTCGATGCTGTTCACCGCGCGCGAGGCAAAGCGCAGCTCGTTCTTCTGCGTCAGTCCCTTGGGGTAGAAGTCGCCGCGCCACGGCGCGTAGCGCCAACCGGATATGCCGATGTGAATCGCTGCCATCGCCCGTCCTCGGCCGGATTACCGCGGCTCCTGCATGCTGGTCGGGTCGCTTGCCGGAAAGGTATCGGCGACCGCCTTGTCCATGACCTGTTCTTCGCTGCCGCTGCCGCTGCTGTCCTGGCGCTGCGGTTGCAGCTCGACCTTGATCCAGCCGCTCTCGCGGCGGTCGAAGGCTTCGAAGGCGGCGATCGCGTCGTTCATCGGTTTGACCTGGGTGAGAATCTTGGCCGGGTCGATGCGCCGTGCCAGCACCATCTCGATCAACCGAGGTATGTACTTGCGGTGGTGGCAGTTGCCCATGTTGATCGTCAGGTTGCGATTCATCGCCATCCCGATGGGAAAGGTCATCGCATCCGGCGGGTAGACGCCGATGATCGACAAGGTGCCGGCCTTGGCCAGGCACTGCACGGCCCATTCCAGCGCCTGCGACGGCGCATCGCCGGGCTGCCACTGGCCCTGACGCGGCGTATGTCGTTCCGGATGGCCGCAGCAGCCATGTTCGGCGTCGATACCTACCGCATCGATGACACGGTCGACGCCGATGCCGCCGGTCAGGCGCTTGAGCGTTTCGACCGGATCTTCGCGGTTGAAGTCGATGGTCTCGGCGCCCTGGCTGCGTGCGGCGCGCAGGCGGTCCTCATACTGGTCGATGGCGAATACCCGGCCGGCACCGAGCAGCTTGGCGCTGGCGATGGCGAACTGCCCGACCGGCCCGCAACCGAGCACGGCAA is part of the Stutzerimonas balearica DSM 6083 genome and harbors:
- the tpx gene encoding thiol peroxidase, which gives rise to MSEVTLRGNPIQVVGDFPQPGQQAKPFRLVNGDLADIELSAYAGKRKVLNIFPSVDTPTCATSVRKFNSQASSLQNTVVLCISADLPFAQKRFCGAEGLDNVVNLSTMRGSEFLVDYGVAIANGPLAGIAARAVVVLDEQDKVLHSELVSEIGSEPNYDAAIASLS
- a CDS encoding ABC transporter substrate-binding protein, producing the protein MLRHVLIVLLLFTHSAWLLAAEPIRLGLNYPKTGNYKAEGLELRRGALLAVDQINSQGGLLGRPLELMSLNSAARAEKARANVERFASEGVRMVFGGANSEEAIAAGKRARELGLPFFPTLAYANEITGRDGHRYLFRESNSAWMSAKVLGQYLSWHMPNRRYYYISLDDAWGNSMEQALREATRSRDRARHGYTRIAAHGARRDDYLGALQKAAASDADTLVIVLLGQDLVQTMRLAHDLQLGRRMQIIVPNLTQSIVEQAGPLVMEHVIGTEAWTWQVPALEKSTEGQAFVERYIEAHQAYPGSTAASAYSIVRQWAAAVQRAGSLDGEAVIAALENHHYELLKGEQYWRDFDHQNVQSIYAVRVRPRSEIMQDRFKQDYFTIIHRMDGEEAAPDLDDWQQERGDDLTLQ
- a CDS encoding NAD(P)-dependent oxidoreductase gives rise to the protein MIAHGFVRLIKQHYQDMEISRVLTRRPLGSLTDFPLPHALTNSIDDLIDHSDLIVECSGDVFHGTAVIERAFEAGLPVVTVNAELQVTTGSYLAGRGLLTEAEGDQPGSLAALHEDALQMGFEPVVYGNMKGYLNHDPSPEDMAYWAARQGISVDQTTSFTDGTKVQIEQVIVGNGLGATITRQGLEGLASTNLDDSASLLGMMAERLGQPIVDYVVPSGYPAGGVFLVCRHDTEQAPAIEYFKLGRGPFYTLVRPFHLCSLEVGKTVRRVLNGGGVLLNNSTTPTLGVAAIAKRAMRPGELIERGIGGFQFRGEAVRLADQPDYVPIGLLRKTALKRAVEPGQLITFDDVDILPSRALDIVLQQRQALFGSGASSSGEAWDAQAASPLGLVALGG
- a CDS encoding alanine/glycine:cation symporter family protein, whose translation is MELLQNLVNSVNGLVWGPPMLVLILGTGLFLMFMLKFMPLARIGTGFALMWRGRAKGDDETGEISPFQALMTSLAATVGTGNIAGVATAIFLGGPGALFWMWCTALVGMATKYCEVVLAVHYREKDDRGEHVGGPMYAIKNGLGSRWAWLGGAFAIFGGLAGFGIGNMVQVNSMAHALETTFSIPLWLTGVLTMVIVGLVILGGIRRIGVVAASLVPFMCLAYIIAAIVVLVVNAEAIPAAFDLIFTHAFTPIAATGGFAGAAVMAAIRFGVARGIFSNEAGLGTAGIAQAAGTTTSSVRSGMIGMLGTFIDTIIVCSMTGLAIICTGVWTSGESGSALSAAAFEAAMPGIGGIILTIALVVFAFTTILGWSYFGEKCWEFLVGTKAILPFRVIWVLAVPFGAIAQLDFAWLLADTLNGLMAIPNLISLLLLSPVVVKLTREYFADSANR
- a CDS encoding PQQ-dependent methanol/ethanol family dehydrogenase, coding for MKHTGLRKPLALTALSAAMALSSLSAWAVTDQDILNDTKTPGDIVTNGLGLQGQRYSSLDALNTQNVSQLRPVWAFSLGGEKQRGQESQPMIKDGVMYVTGSYSRVYAIDARTGKELWQYDARLPDGIMPCCDVINRGVALYDDLVIFGTLDAKLVALNKDTGKVVWKKTVADYKAGYSITAAPLIVKGKLITGVSGGEFGVVGKIEAYNPKNGELLWTRPTVEGHMGYVYKDGKKVEAGISGGEAGKSWPGDLWKTGGAATWLGGYYDPDTDSLLFGTGNPSPWNSHLRPGDNLFSSSRLALNPEDGSIKWHFQTTPHDGWDFDGVNELISFDYKDGGKTIKAAGTADRNGFFYVLDRTNGKFIRGFPFVDKITWAKGLDKNGRPLYVEENRPGNPGEADKGKSVFVAPSFLGGKNWMPMAYSQDTGLFYVPSNEWGMDIWNEGVAYKKGAAYLGAGFTIHPLNEEYIGVLRAIDPKTGKEVWRYKNYAPLWGGVLATKGNLVFTGNPEGYLMAFDAKTGKKVYEFNTGSGIVGSPVTWEMDGEQYVSVLSGWGGAVPLWGGEVAKRIKDLNQGGMVWTFKLPKDATVAKR